The Pseudomonas parafulva genome includes a window with the following:
- a CDS encoding NAD(P)H-dependent flavin oxidoreductase produces MSQWPDRRILDLLGIERPILQAPMAGASGTAMAIAVSQAGGLGALPCAMLTHQQVREHIAAFRAASPGRALNLNFFCHQVPACDADALTAWKQTLEPYYRALGADFEAPAPASNRAPFDEQSCQLVEELRPEVVSFHFGLPQADLLRRVKASGARVLSSATTVEEARWLQDRGCDAIIAMGYEAGGHRGMFLSEDITTQIGTLALVPQVADAVDVPVIAAGGIADHRGLLAALALGASAVQIGTAYLFCPEANVSSFHRQALDSAPASDTALTNLFTGRPARGINNRLMRDLGPMSAQAPRFPLAGGALMPLRAITEAQGDSDFSNLWAGQALRLGRYMSAADLTRDIADKALARLSR; encoded by the coding sequence ATGAGTCAGTGGCCCGATCGCCGTATTCTCGATTTGCTGGGTATCGAACGGCCCATCCTTCAAGCGCCGATGGCTGGGGCATCGGGCACGGCGATGGCCATTGCGGTAAGCCAGGCTGGTGGTCTGGGCGCCCTGCCTTGCGCCATGCTCACTCACCAGCAGGTACGCGAGCACATCGCGGCCTTTCGAGCTGCCAGCCCTGGCCGCGCCCTGAACCTGAACTTCTTCTGCCATCAGGTACCGGCTTGCGATGCCGACGCCCTGACCGCGTGGAAGCAGACGCTTGAACCCTACTATCGAGCACTGGGGGCTGATTTCGAAGCACCTGCGCCGGCGTCTAATCGCGCCCCTTTCGACGAACAGAGCTGCCAGCTGGTTGAGGAACTGCGCCCTGAAGTGGTGAGTTTCCACTTCGGCCTGCCTCAGGCTGACCTGCTACGCAGGGTCAAAGCCAGCGGGGCCCGGGTACTGTCCAGTGCCACCACTGTCGAAGAGGCGCGCTGGCTACAGGACCGTGGCTGCGATGCGATCATCGCCATGGGCTATGAGGCTGGCGGGCATCGCGGCATGTTCCTCAGTGAAGACATCACCACCCAAATCGGTACGCTTGCGCTGGTGCCGCAAGTGGCCGATGCCGTTGATGTACCGGTGATCGCGGCCGGTGGTATTGCCGATCACCGTGGTCTGCTGGCCGCATTGGCACTGGGCGCTTCTGCGGTGCAGATCGGCACTGCTTACCTGTTCTGCCCTGAGGCAAACGTGTCGTCGTTTCACCGGCAGGCGCTGGACAGTGCACCGGCCAGCGACACGGCCCTGACCAACTTGTTCACTGGTCGCCCGGCCCGCGGCATCAATAATCGCCTGATGCGCGATCTGGGCCCCATGAGCGCGCAGGCACCGCGGTTTCCACTGGCAGGTGGCGCGTTGATGCCGTTGCGGGCGATCACTGAGGCCCAAGGCGACAGTGACTTCAGCAACCTTTGGGCAGGCCAGGCACTGCGCCTTGGCCGGTACATGTCCGCTGCAGACCTGACCCGTGACATTGCAGACAAAGCATTGGCTCGACTAAGCCGCTAA
- a CDS encoding DUF1883 domain-containing protein, producing the protein MKFVHQREHLNEDDIVVIECSQRCNIRLMNDANFRSFKNGGRHTYHGGHFDKFPAKITVPSTGFWNITIDTVTTRPISVTRKPSLTHKIKIIRRSSSQLR; encoded by the coding sequence ATGAAATTCGTACACCAGCGCGAGCACCTCAACGAGGACGATATCGTCGTCATCGAGTGTTCCCAGCGCTGCAACATCCGTCTGATGAACGACGCCAACTTTCGCAGCTTCAAGAATGGCGGTCGTCACACTTATCACGGCGGCCACTTCGACAAGTTCCCCGCCAAGATCACCGTGCCCAGCACCGGTTTCTGGAACATCACCATCGATACCGTGACGACCCGTCCGATCTCGGTCACGCGCAAGCCCAGCCTCACGCACAAGATCAAGATCATCCGCCGTTCCTCGTCGCAACTCAGGTAA
- a CDS encoding c-type cytochrome: protein MKPFSVMVIGGLMSLAWASAHAADGQKVFTQGGADPAALACIGCHGADGNGIGAAGFPRLAGLPASYLSKQLHDWRKDTRQQAVMAPVAKALSEDEITAVSAYLASLPAPPTGDLRRQQIADDPTLRLALYGDWERHIPGCIQCHGPGGGGVGEHFPPLSGQPAAYLVAQLNAWRDGTRSNDPNQLMVGVAKAMTPDEITAVAEFFARPANLEAKP from the coding sequence ATGAAACCGTTCAGCGTCATGGTGATCGGTGGCCTGATGTCCCTGGCCTGGGCATCGGCCCACGCTGCAGATGGCCAGAAAGTCTTTACCCAAGGGGGCGCAGACCCCGCTGCCCTGGCCTGCATCGGGTGCCACGGTGCCGATGGCAACGGCATCGGCGCAGCAGGCTTCCCCAGGCTCGCTGGCCTGCCGGCCTCGTACTTGAGCAAGCAATTGCATGACTGGCGCAAGGATACTCGACAGCAGGCAGTAATGGCGCCCGTGGCAAAGGCGTTGTCCGAGGACGAGATCACGGCGGTGAGCGCCTATCTGGCCAGCTTGCCGGCACCGCCAACCGGTGACCTGCGCCGTCAGCAAATTGCCGATGATCCAACGCTGCGGCTTGCGCTTTATGGCGACTGGGAGCGGCATATCCCCGGATGTATCCAGTGTCACGGCCCTGGCGGTGGCGGGGTGGGCGAGCACTTCCCTCCGTTGTCTGGTCAGCCTGCAGCTTACCTGGTGGCACAACTCAACGCCTGGCGGGATGGAACGCGCAGTAACGATCCCAACCAGCTGATGGTCGGCGTGGCCAAGGCCATGACCCCTGACGAGATCACGGCCGTTGCCGAGTTTTTCGCCCGTCCCGCCAACCTGGAGGCCAAGCCATGA
- a CDS encoding c-type cytochrome: MKPLLTALLLAAGSAHANPVTMEDQSQLKVPDAQAQPRFVPPAEGELPDNAFGKMVREGHALFVDTRRLMPEAVGNGMNCSNCHLDQGRMAHSAPLWGAYPMYPAYRKKNDKVNTYAERIQGCFQFSMNGKPPAADSPQMTALSVYSYWLSTKAPTGVELAGRGYPEVAPPAGGYDFTRGQKVYLEQCAICHGKQGEGQKVAGEYVMPPLWGRDAYNWGAGMHRINTAASFIKYNMPLGRPGSLSDQQAWDVAAWINRHERPQDPRLVEGSIEKTRLKFHANDGVNLYGQKVEGVLIGQGTGH; encoded by the coding sequence ATGAAGCCCTTGCTTACAGCCCTGCTGCTGGCCGCAGGCAGCGCTCACGCCAACCCCGTGACCATGGAGGACCAGTCCCAGCTCAAGGTGCCGGATGCACAGGCGCAGCCGCGCTTCGTGCCGCCGGCCGAGGGCGAGTTGCCGGACAATGCGTTTGGCAAGATGGTGCGCGAGGGGCACGCCCTGTTCGTCGATACCCGGCGACTGATGCCTGAAGCGGTTGGAAACGGCATGAACTGCAGTAACTGCCACCTAGATCAAGGGCGCATGGCGCACTCGGCCCCCCTGTGGGGCGCCTATCCGATGTACCCGGCTTACCGCAAGAAAAACGACAAGGTCAACACCTATGCCGAGCGAATCCAAGGCTGTTTTCAGTTCAGCATGAACGGCAAGCCGCCGGCGGCTGACAGTCCGCAGATGACTGCGCTGTCGGTTTATTCCTACTGGCTTTCTACCAAGGCGCCGACCGGGGTCGAGTTGGCCGGGCGAGGTTATCCGGAAGTGGCGCCGCCAGCGGGTGGCTATGACTTCACGCGTGGGCAGAAGGTGTATCTCGAACAATGTGCGATCTGCCACGGCAAGCAGGGCGAAGGGCAGAAGGTGGCGGGCGAGTATGTGATGCCGCCGCTCTGGGGCAGGGACGCCTACAACTGGGGGGCGGGCATGCACCGGATCAACACGGCGGCGTCATTCATCAAGTACAACATGCCACTGGGTCGACCGGGTTCGCTCAGCGACCAGCAGGCCTGGGATGTGGCGGCCTGGATAAACCGGCACGAGCGGCCCCAGGACCCACGGCTGGTGGAGGGCTCCATCGAGAAAACGCGCCTGAAGTTCCATGCCAATGACGGGGTCAACCTCTATGGCCAGAAGGTCGAGGGGGTGTTGATCGGGCAGGGCACCGGTCACTGA